From Denitrovibrio acetiphilus DSM 12809, the proteins below share one genomic window:
- a CDS encoding TOBE domain-containing protein, translated as MKLSARNTFKGKVIDLKIGAVNVEVDIEIPGGAVVTSMITKESCEKLGLAVGKDAYAIVKASAVMVAVD; from the coding sequence ATGAAGCTTAGTGCAAGAAACACTTTTAAAGGTAAGGTCATTGATCTTAAAATTGGTGCAGTGAATGTTGAGGTTGATATAGAAATTCCAGGCGGAGCTGTCGTTACTTCCATGATTACAAAAGAATCATGTGAAAAACTTGGTCTCGCCGTGGGTAAAGATGCTTATGCAATAGTGAAAGCCTCAGCAGTGATGGTGGCTGTGGACTAA